In the Ochrobactrum sp. Marseille-Q0166 genome, one interval contains:
- the aceA gene encoding isocitrate lyase → MTDFYSLIPSAPKGRFDGIQRAHTAEDVKRLRGSVEIKYSLAEMGANRLWKLIHEEDFVNALGALSGNQAMQMVRAGLKAIYLSGWQVAADANTASAMYPDQSLYPANAAPELAKRINKTLQRADQIETAEGKGLSVDTWFAPIVADAEAGFGGPLNAFEIMKAFIEAGAAGVHYEDQLASEKKCGHLGGKVLIPTAAHIRNLNAARLAADVMGTATLVIARTDAEAAKLLTSDIDERDQPFVDYDAGRTAEGFYQVKNGIEPCIARAIAYAPYCDLIWMETSKPDLEQARRFAEAVHKVHPGKKLAYNCSPSFNWKKNLDDATIAKFQRELGAMGYKFQFITLAGFHQLNFGMFELARGYKDRQMAAYSELQQAEFAAEANGYTATKHQREVGTGYFDAVSLAITGGQSSTTAMKESTETAQFRPAAE, encoded by the coding sequence ATGACAGATTTTTACAGCCTTATCCCTTCGGCACCAAAAGGCCGGTTTGACGGTATCCAGCGTGCCCATACAGCCGAAGATGTGAAAAGGCTGCGCGGTTCGGTGGAGATCAAGTATTCGCTGGCCGAGATGGGTGCAAACCGTCTGTGGAAGCTCATCCATGAAGAAGATTTCGTCAACGCGCTTGGTGCGCTTTCGGGCAATCAGGCCATGCAGATGGTTCGCGCCGGTCTGAAGGCGATTTACCTTTCCGGCTGGCAGGTCGCAGCAGACGCAAACACGGCTTCAGCAATGTATCCTGACCAGTCGCTTTATCCTGCCAATGCCGCTCCCGAACTGGCAAAGCGCATCAACAAGACGTTGCAGCGTGCTGACCAGATTGAGACCGCAGAAGGCAAAGGCCTTTCAGTCGATACGTGGTTTGCACCAATCGTTGCGGATGCGGAAGCAGGCTTCGGCGGACCGCTGAATGCATTTGAGATCATGAAGGCCTTTATCGAGGCAGGTGCTGCCGGCGTACACTATGAAGACCAGCTCGCATCTGAGAAGAAGTGCGGACATCTGGGCGGCAAGGTTCTGATCCCGACTGCTGCCCATATTCGCAACCTCAACGCGGCACGTTTGGCGGCGGACGTTATGGGAACGGCCACACTGGTTATAGCCCGTACAGATGCGGAAGCTGCGAAACTTCTGACCTCGGATATTGATGAGCGCGACCAGCCCTTCGTTGATTACGATGCTGGCCGTACGGCAGAAGGTTTCTATCAGGTGAAGAACGGTATTGAGCCATGTATCGCGCGTGCCATTGCCTATGCGCCCTATTGCGATCTGATCTGGATGGAAACATCCAAACCCGATCTCGAACAGGCTCGTCGCTTTGCGGAAGCTGTACATAAGGTACATCCCGGCAAGAAGCTCGCTTACAACTGCTCGCCGTCGTTCAACTGGAAAAAGAACCTCGACGACGCAACAATCGCCAAGTTCCAGCGTGAGCTGGGTGCAATGGGCTATAAGTTCCAGTTCATTACACTTGCCGGTTTCCACCAGCTCAACTTTGGTATGTTCGAATTGGCGCGCGGCTACAAGGATCGTCAGATGGCAGCATATTCTGAGCTGCAACAGGCGGAATTTGCAGCCGAAGCCAACGGCTACACTGCGACCAAACACCAGCGCGAAGTCGGCACCGGCTATTTCGATGCAGTTTCGCTCGCAATCACTGGCGGCCAGTCTTCAACTACTGCCATGAAGGAATCCACTGAAACAGCACAGTTCCGCCCGGCTGCGGAATAA
- a CDS encoding bestrophin family protein, with the protein MIVRPRPPLWKLFFILKGSIITRILPQISAVFVLSLGVVWAHRTFPGWVPAFNNGTAFALLGIALSIFLGFRNNACYDRWWEARKVFGKLVYVTRGFARDTLILDKISGMTGAREKLLHYVIAFTQAMVPHLRPGDRQVKSQKWLSTDEQQAFTASRNGPDSILRMISETLADLRGKGRIDAIDFQTLNASVHGLSEVQAASERLRFTPVPFGYTLLLHRTAYLFCFFIPFGFADMLGWGTPFATTLVAYTFFGLDALGDELEEPFGTLPNDLPIGAIADTIEINLREALGETNLPDLPQPKDYLLM; encoded by the coding sequence ATGATAGTTCGCCCGCGTCCGCCTTTGTGGAAGCTGTTCTTCATCCTTAAAGGCTCGATCATCACGCGGATTTTGCCGCAAATCTCTGCAGTTTTCGTGCTCTCACTTGGTGTGGTCTGGGCTCATCGTACCTTTCCGGGCTGGGTGCCAGCCTTCAACAATGGCACAGCATTCGCTCTCCTTGGCATCGCGCTTTCGATCTTCCTCGGTTTCCGCAACAATGCCTGCTATGATCGCTGGTGGGAAGCGCGCAAAGTTTTCGGAAAGTTGGTCTATGTCACACGCGGTTTTGCCCGCGATACTTTGATTCTCGACAAGATATCGGGAATGACAGGTGCACGCGAGAAACTGCTTCACTATGTGATCGCATTTACCCAAGCCATGGTTCCGCATCTTCGTCCGGGTGACAGGCAGGTAAAATCCCAAAAATGGCTTTCCACCGATGAGCAGCAAGCATTTACTGCCAGTCGCAATGGTCCTGACTCCATTCTGCGAATGATCAGTGAAACGCTTGCCGATCTTCGCGGCAAGGGTAGAATTGATGCAATCGATTTTCAGACATTGAATGCATCGGTGCACGGTCTTTCGGAAGTTCAGGCGGCTTCAGAGCGCCTGCGTTTCACCCCGGTACCATTTGGCTACACGTTGCTGTTGCATCGCACAGCCTATCTTTTCTGTTTTTTTATTCCGTTTGGCTTTGCAGATATGCTGGGCTGGGGTACGCCCTTTGCGACCACGCTGGTCGCTTACACCTTCTTCGGTCTTGATGCTTTAGGCGATGAACTGGAAGAACCCTTTGGCACGTTACCCAATGATCTGCCGATTGGCGCGATTGCGGATACGATCGAGATCAATTTGCGCGAAGCCTTGGGTGAAACGAATTTGCCAGACCTGCCGCAGCCAAAAGACTATTTGTTGATGTAA
- a CDS encoding DUF2267 domain-containing protein → MSIQSLIDTVANRVNIDQPLAEKLTGSVFSVLQHSAPEIGEKIFKLLPDAKPLADRYDVLTAESGGVLGLFSGLLNTVAGEKMSALLKAAASLRTSGLSSEQITDAGNQVFQYIRERDPHLVDQLTTAIPSIKEHFGL, encoded by the coding sequence ATGTCCATTCAATCGCTCATCGATACAGTTGCAAACCGGGTTAATATTGATCAGCCACTTGCCGAAAAGTTGACCGGATCAGTCTTTTCCGTATTGCAGCACAGTGCGCCAGAAATTGGAGAAAAAATATTCAAGCTTTTGCCGGATGCCAAGCCGCTTGCGGATAGATATGATGTGCTCACCGCAGAAAGCGGCGGAGTGTTGGGCCTTTTTTCAGGACTGTTGAACACAGTTGCCGGAGAAAAAATGAGCGCTTTGCTCAAAGCAGCCGCCAGCCTGCGTACAAGCGGTCTCTCAAGCGAGCAGATCACCGACGCGGGAAATCAGGTCTTTCAATATATTCGTGAACGTGATCCACATCTCGTGGACCAATTGACCACTGCGATCCCATCTATCAAAGAGCATTTCGGACTTTGA
- the blaOXA gene encoding OXA-919 family class D beta-lactamase, with the protein MQKSVKAGLGMAGSVLLAMLVSQSHAMATGQKLTCTIILNAKSGEVIAREGEICDKRNSPASTFKVPLALMGFESGILKDSHNPSWPYKEKYPAWRESWKQSVDPTYWQDQSVVWFSQELTQKLGKEKFQEYTDQLNYGNRDLSGDPGKNNGMLRSWISSSLMISPNEQADFLMKMVNNKLPFSEPSMTKTMAILPSHKLVNGWTTYGKTGSAFETGPKGKLDRRRQFGWYVGWAEKGDEKVVFVRLNRNVPAKSGGMGLATRDEQWSILEKTLK; encoded by the coding sequence ATGCAAAAATCGGTCAAAGCGGGCCTCGGAATGGCAGGCAGTGTGCTGCTTGCGATGCTCGTATCTCAATCACATGCAATGGCTACGGGACAAAAACTCACTTGCACTATTATTCTCAATGCGAAAAGCGGAGAGGTTATCGCCAGAGAGGGTGAGATTTGTGACAAGCGCAACAGTCCAGCATCAACCTTCAAGGTGCCTTTGGCTCTGATGGGGTTTGAGAGCGGCATATTGAAAGACAGTCACAACCCGTCCTGGCCCTACAAGGAGAAGTATCCTGCCTGGCGTGAATCCTGGAAACAATCTGTTGATCCGACCTATTGGCAAGACCAGTCAGTTGTCTGGTTCTCACAGGAGCTGACGCAGAAACTCGGGAAAGAGAAGTTTCAGGAATATACAGACCAACTGAATTACGGGAATCGTGATCTGAGTGGTGATCCGGGCAAGAATAACGGCATGTTGCGCTCATGGATTTCATCGTCACTGATGATATCTCCTAACGAGCAGGCCGATTTTCTTATGAAAATGGTCAATAACAAGCTGCCTTTTTCGGAACCTTCCATGACCAAAACCATGGCTATTCTGCCAAGCCATAAGCTTGTAAACGGTTGGACCACCTATGGTAAAACAGGCTCCGCGTTTGAAACTGGTCCAAAAGGTAAGCTTGACCGACGTCGCCAGTTTGGCTGGTATGTGGGATGGGCAGAGAAAGGCGACGAGAAGGTTGTTTTCGTGCGTCTCAATCGCAATGTACCGGCAAAAAGCGGTGGTATGGGACTTGCGACGCGTGACGAGCAATGGTCGATCTTGGAAAAGACACTTAAATGA
- a CDS encoding glutamine synthetase family protein, whose amino-acid sequence MSADTTEKKVTRAPRRRTPAYVKSLRGVKNWKQATEWLAWRDIEDIECITPDQAGVARGKMMPSKKFTSNTSLALPSAVFMTTISGDYPEDGHGFQYPEDDGDLRLLPDLSTLSAVPWESDATAQVICDLVYQDGRAVEFTPRNVLRSVVSAYSKRGLKPVVAPEIEFYLVRKNPDPDYPLTPPVGRSGRAIGGGQGYSIAGVNEFDELIDDIYHFSEGQGLEIDTLIHEEGAAQLEINLRHGDPVELADQVFMFKRTIREAALKHDMYATFMAKPIQGQPGSAMHIHQSIVDKKTGRNIFSNEDGSESEAFRHFIGGMQRHVPNALVMFAPYVNSYRRLTPDASAPVNVKWGYDNRTTAFRVPRSESGSRRVENRIPSSDANPYLALAASLACGLIGLVNKIDADQPASTSVNTKDIDLPRGLIDAVELFEKDQELRNLFGSSFVTTYAAIKRAEFETFMEVISPWEREFLLLNV is encoded by the coding sequence ATGTCTGCTGATACGACCGAGAAGAAGGTTACGCGCGCGCCGCGTCGCCGTACGCCTGCTTATGTCAAATCGCTTCGCGGCGTGAAGAACTGGAAGCAAGCCACTGAGTGGCTGGCGTGGCGTGATATCGAAGACATTGAATGCATCACCCCTGATCAAGCTGGCGTTGCCCGCGGCAAGATGATGCCATCCAAAAAATTCACATCGAACACCTCGCTGGCACTTCCTTCGGCTGTCTTCATGACCACGATTTCGGGCGATTATCCGGAAGACGGCCACGGGTTTCAATATCCAGAAGACGACGGAGATCTCAGACTTCTTCCCGATCTTTCTACTCTCTCCGCGGTGCCATGGGAGTCTGACGCTACGGCGCAGGTTATCTGCGATCTGGTCTACCAGGACGGGCGGGCGGTCGAGTTTACGCCGCGCAATGTGCTGCGCTCAGTTGTTTCCGCTTACAGCAAACGAGGCCTCAAACCTGTGGTTGCACCGGAAATTGAATTCTATCTGGTGCGTAAAAACCCGGATCCGGATTATCCGCTGACCCCTCCGGTTGGCCGTTCAGGCCGGGCGATTGGCGGCGGTCAGGGCTATTCCATCGCCGGCGTCAACGAATTCGACGAACTGATCGATGACATTTATCACTTCTCCGAAGGTCAGGGACTTGAAATAGATACCCTGATCCATGAGGAAGGTGCTGCGCAGCTTGAAATCAACCTGCGCCATGGCGATCCGGTTGAACTGGCAGATCAGGTCTTTATGTTCAAGCGTACAATCCGTGAAGCGGCTCTCAAGCACGATATGTATGCGACCTTCATGGCAAAGCCTATTCAGGGCCAGCCGGGATCGGCCATGCATATCCACCAGTCGATTGTCGACAAGAAGACTGGACGCAACATCTTTTCCAACGAAGATGGCAGCGAAAGCGAAGCCTTCCGCCATTTTATCGGCGGCATGCAGCGTCATGTGCCGAACGCACTTGTTATGTTTGCACCTTATGTAAACTCTTATCGTCGTTTGACGCCTGATGCCTCAGCGCCGGTCAATGTGAAATGGGGTTACGATAACCGCACAACCGCGTTTCGTGTACCACGCTCGGAATCCGGCAGCCGCCGTGTCGAGAACCGAATCCCTTCATCGGATGCAAACCCCTATTTGGCACTTGCTGCTTCTCTCGCGTGCGGCCTGATTGGCCTGGTGAACAAAATCGACGCGGATCAGCCCGCATCGACCAGCGTCAACACCAAGGACATCGACCTGCCCCGCGGTCTCATTGACGCTGTGGAACTGTTTGAAAAAGATCAGGAGTTACGCAATCTGTTCGGCAGTTCATTTGTCACCACTTATGCCGCGATAAAGCGCGCCGAGTTTGAAACCTTCATGGAAGTCATCAGCCCGTGGGAACGCGAGTTCCTGCTGCTCAACGTCTGA
- a CDS encoding FAD-binding oxidoreductase — protein sequence MPYQSPISPGISWYEASVAERPQYEELDGARQADVVVIGGGYTGLSAAYHLAEQGADVILIEAARFGDGASGRNGGQFGTGQRTWAEDLEKQYGFERAKALFNIAEEAKADLLGFAREHHIDMEYMPGQISAAHKPRYLKQYQNHAELMVTRFNYPHIRFVEREEMAMLLGSNRYHGGIYDAGTGHIHPLKLLIGLAKAAKAAGAHLFENTKATKITTVSGRVEVQTPRGTISAKNAFIAVNAHGGDLEATSAAHVMPIRSFIGATAPLGDDSPVIPGGESVDDSRFVVRYFRKSKDGRLLFGGREAYTADNPRDISEHIRRQIAEIYPALNKVEITQAWGGSVGITMPRQPFVREVMPGVISAAGYSGHGVMLANYMGRLYAEAISGKRDKLKLFEELRIPSFPGGRTFRSPLLFVALSWYALMDRL from the coding sequence ATGCCATATCAGTCGCCAATCTCGCCCGGCATATCATGGTACGAAGCGAGTGTTGCAGAACGCCCGCAATATGAAGAACTCGACGGCGCACGTCAGGCGGACGTCGTCGTTATCGGCGGTGGCTATACGGGACTGTCGGCGGCTTATCATCTTGCAGAGCAAGGAGCCGACGTCATTCTGATCGAAGCTGCCCGTTTTGGTGATGGCGCATCAGGGCGAAATGGTGGTCAGTTCGGCACTGGTCAGCGCACCTGGGCCGAAGATCTCGAAAAGCAATATGGTTTTGAACGTGCCAAAGCACTGTTTAATATTGCGGAAGAAGCCAAGGCCGACCTTCTTGGTTTTGCCCGCGAGCACCATATCGACATGGAATATATGCCCGGCCAAATTTCTGCCGCGCATAAACCGCGATATCTCAAACAATATCAGAACCATGCCGAACTGATGGTAACGCGCTTCAATTATCCGCATATCCGATTTGTTGAGCGCGAAGAAATGGCGATGCTCCTGGGTTCAAACCGCTATCACGGCGGGATCTATGATGCCGGCACAGGCCATATCCATCCACTTAAATTGCTGATCGGTTTGGCGAAAGCTGCAAAGGCTGCCGGAGCGCATCTCTTTGAAAACACAAAAGCAACAAAGATAACCACAGTCAGCGGTCGTGTTGAAGTTCAAACCCCGCGCGGCACCATTTCAGCAAAGAATGCATTCATCGCGGTTAATGCGCATGGCGGCGATCTGGAGGCGACAAGCGCTGCCCATGTCATGCCGATCCGTTCGTTCATCGGCGCAACTGCACCCTTGGGCGATGACAGCCCTGTCATTCCAGGCGGTGAATCGGTAGATGACTCGCGCTTTGTCGTTCGCTATTTCCGCAAATCCAAAGATGGTCGCCTGCTGTTTGGGGGGCGTGAAGCCTACACCGCAGACAATCCGCGTGACATAAGCGAACATATTCGCCGACAAATCGCCGAAATTTATCCGGCACTCAACAAAGTGGAAATCACCCAGGCTTGGGGCGGGTCGGTTGGTATCACCATGCCGCGCCAGCCTTTTGTGCGTGAAGTGATGCCTGGCGTCATTTCTGCGGCTGGCTATTCCGGTCACGGCGTCATGCTCGCCAATTATATGGGCAGGCTCTATGCAGAAGCCATCTCTGGCAAGCGCGACAAGCTCAAGCTCTTCGAAGAGCTACGTATTCCATCATTTCCCGGTGGCCGGACCTTCCGCTCACCGCTCCTGTTTGTCGCACTGTCATGGTATGCGCTGATGGATCGGCTGTGA
- a CDS encoding prephenate dehydrogenase: MSSDKNQQHKTIGIIGFGAFGQLIARYLSPYFRLYAYDPVLSLDNVAGALSVTLATIEDVARCDIVILAVPVSNLEAVISAIAPHLRPGALVLDVGSVKVGPANIMLNGLPDHVNIIATHPLFGPQSARNGITGLKIAICPVRGSRAYRIGAFLRKQLGLDVIMTTPEDHDRDAAMVQGLTHLIAKVLVQMEPLPTRMTTKSFDLIMQAVGMVRHDAPEVFHAIERANDFAPMVRRRFFELAATLEQSLNEASS; encoded by the coding sequence ATGTCTTCCGACAAAAATCAGCAGCATAAAACAATCGGCATTATCGGGTTTGGAGCATTCGGACAGCTAATCGCCCGTTACCTCAGCCCGTATTTCCGACTGTATGCTTATGATCCTGTCTTAAGTCTTGATAATGTGGCAGGTGCGCTTTCCGTAACGCTTGCTACAATCGAAGATGTGGCCCGCTGCGACATCGTTATTCTTGCAGTACCCGTATCAAACCTTGAAGCGGTCATCAGCGCGATCGCGCCGCACCTGCGGCCCGGTGCTCTGGTTCTGGATGTTGGATCAGTGAAGGTCGGCCCGGCCAATATAATGCTCAATGGCCTGCCCGATCATGTCAATATCATCGCTACACATCCACTGTTTGGCCCGCAAAGCGCGCGCAACGGCATCACTGGGCTTAAAATTGCCATCTGTCCGGTTCGCGGCAGCCGAGCGTATCGCATCGGCGCATTCTTGCGCAAGCAACTGGGGCTTGATGTGATCATGACAACACCCGAAGATCATGACCGCGATGCCGCTATGGTTCAAGGACTGACACATCTTATTGCAAAAGTCCTCGTACAGATGGAGCCTCTTCCCACGCGCATGACGACAAAAAGCTTCGACCTCATCATGCAGGCGGTGGGTATGGTGCGCCACGATGCCCCCGAGGTTTTCCATGCAATCGAACGTGCAAATGACTTTGCACCTATGGTGCGCCGGCGCTTTTTTGAGTTGGCGGCGACACTTGAGCAATCCCTCAACGAAGCCAGTTCATAG
- a CDS encoding FUSC family protein → MQQYTSSHTNADWLKQLLAFKPAKWVWGRSIRAAIGVGLPLAVGIATGHVAESLFVSMGSLTQAPGERDEAYQFTFLKILLSAICGSIGLLLGYLGFLPWIAIIGIMMVLAFFSTIVSFHSSVLSSGCMMILMFGTIALCNPEIKSFIPLAGFFILGSAFYALMLGIEGLCTRNSPRRKLLTNLLAALQKLAQSRADGTMVEADREHVTTLLDALYQMMMHTRFNAWGTSPQSEQTAAIVQKADALFTLILGTDKSDILQKAASNLALMHEMLATKGSIDRQKVVTDAGRIGSAVDQLAQSITNKRAFVLNNMNVQTPQSAPIFERLRMTVDIMSVGKDTILSALAFAICLGIGLSFHFVDRVTHWYWIPMTIVIVMRPDLGSVFGRTVLRCVGTSAGVLIGAAILIFIPLGVIFVAILTAIAFLMPWAIQKSYALFSLVLTPLVLVLIDYISPETKEANYAVWRFADTLTGGIIVIVFGYLIWPKRKYDTFERCFNAARAAIVHYLAQVLNSSKPTKADDTVNVVAARRLAYGKLADMRATLQKTLGDPPPAGLQAIVWYPVITSMERLCDAITSYSITDIKAEYAAHGEGLDQLVLELKSLGKASPLNGSASSPEGEIDDIAAKFITDMESEIAHLNDWHHKALAGNSL, encoded by the coding sequence ATGCAACAGTACACGAGCAGCCACACCAATGCAGATTGGTTGAAGCAACTTCTTGCATTTAAGCCTGCAAAATGGGTCTGGGGGCGATCAATACGCGCTGCGATTGGTGTCGGTTTGCCTCTGGCCGTGGGTATCGCGACGGGACATGTCGCTGAATCGCTTTTCGTTTCAATGGGGTCGCTGACACAGGCTCCCGGTGAGCGCGACGAAGCTTATCAGTTTACATTCCTGAAAATCCTGCTTTCAGCAATTTGCGGCTCGATTGGGTTGCTGCTCGGCTATTTGGGCTTTCTGCCATGGATTGCTATCATCGGCATTATGATGGTTCTCGCGTTTTTCTCGACCATCGTCAGCTTTCACAGCAGCGTACTTTCTTCTGGCTGCATGATGATTTTAATGTTCGGCACGATTGCCTTGTGCAATCCGGAGATAAAATCATTCATACCGCTTGCCGGTTTTTTCATTCTTGGATCGGCTTTTTATGCGTTGATGCTCGGTATTGAGGGGCTCTGCACCAGAAATTCTCCGCGTCGTAAACTGTTGACCAATTTGCTAGCCGCTTTGCAAAAACTGGCTCAATCGCGCGCCGATGGCACAATGGTGGAGGCCGATCGCGAACACGTCACGACTTTGCTTGATGCGCTTTATCAGATGATGATGCACACCCGTTTCAATGCATGGGGAACCAGTCCGCAAAGTGAGCAAACAGCGGCAATCGTCCAGAAAGCTGACGCTCTTTTTACGCTCATTCTGGGTACAGACAAAAGTGACATACTGCAGAAGGCAGCCAGCAATCTTGCTCTCATGCATGAGATGCTCGCAACCAAGGGCAGTATTGACCGCCAGAAGGTGGTCACTGATGCAGGGCGGATAGGGAGTGCCGTTGATCAGCTCGCTCAAAGCATTACCAATAAACGTGCTTTTGTCCTTAACAATATGAATGTTCAGACGCCACAGAGTGCACCAATTTTTGAACGGCTGCGGATGACGGTCGATATTATGAGCGTTGGTAAAGACACGATCTTATCAGCCTTGGCTTTTGCTATCTGCCTGGGGATCGGTCTGTCATTCCATTTTGTTGACCGTGTGACGCATTGGTACTGGATACCGATGACAATCGTCATTGTGATGCGGCCCGATCTTGGCTCTGTTTTCGGTCGAACGGTGTTGCGTTGTGTCGGGACCAGCGCGGGCGTGCTGATCGGCGCAGCAATTTTGATCTTTATTCCGCTTGGAGTGATTTTTGTTGCGATCCTGACAGCGATTGCCTTCCTCATGCCATGGGCAATCCAGAAGTCCTACGCGCTGTTTTCTTTGGTGTTAACGCCGCTTGTTCTGGTGTTGATTGATTATATCAGTCCTGAAACAAAAGAGGCCAATTACGCGGTCTGGCGATTTGCCGATACATTGACCGGCGGTATCATTGTCATTGTTTTCGGCTATCTCATTTGGCCCAAGCGTAAGTACGACACGTTTGAGCGTTGCTTTAACGCTGCTCGAGCAGCCATTGTTCATTATCTTGCACAAGTTTTGAACAGCTCGAAACCGACGAAAGCAGATGACACAGTCAATGTTGTTGCGGCGCGCAGACTTGCTTATGGCAAGCTTGCGGATATGCGGGCCACCTTGCAGAAGACACTTGGCGATCCGCCGCCGGCCGGTTTGCAGGCCATTGTCTGGTATCCGGTGATCACGTCAATGGAACGCCTGTGCGATGCTATTACATCCTATTCGATAACGGATATTAAAGCGGAGTATGCCGCACATGGAGAGGGACTTGATCAACTCGTTCTGGAACTCAAATCCCTTGGTAAGGCCAGCCCTTTGAATGGAAGCGCATCGTCGCCAGAGGGCGAAATAGACGACATTGCCGCAAAATTTATCACGGATATGGAGTCTGAAATCGCGCATCTGAACGATTGGCATCATAAGGCCCTTGCGGGCAATTCTCTATGA
- a CDS encoding DUF3088 domain-containing protein, with translation MNKDTLFLLTPGFEDPAYPGQTFYCEHCALLEGVLASFPQLGQSLDVRRISWPRPRHDVIALVGEANQSLPLLILAKGERSLHQTGEYEDRAFISNKDAIMAVLSERHGFPNPHP, from the coding sequence ATGAACAAAGATACGCTTTTTCTTCTAACGCCCGGTTTTGAAGACCCGGCCTATCCCGGCCAAACGTTCTACTGCGAGCATTGTGCCCTGTTGGAAGGTGTGCTTGCTTCGTTTCCGCAACTCGGTCAAAGCCTAGACGTCAGGCGGATTTCCTGGCCACGGCCAAGGCATGATGTGATCGCACTCGTGGGTGAAGCAAACCAGTCACTGCCTTTGTTAATATTGGCGAAGGGCGAACGCTCGCTCCATCAGACGGGAGAATATGAAGACAGAGCATTCATTTCAAACAAGGATGCGATCATGGCAGTTCTTTCTGAGCGACACGGTTTCCCCAATCCACATCCATAA
- a CDS encoding NAD(P)-dependent alcohol dehydrogenase, which produces MVVKAYGAYAGDKPLEPIDIARRAPGAEDVQIAIAYCGVCHSDLHQVRSEWGGTVYPCVPGHEIVGHVTAVGANVSKFKVGDTVGVGCMVDSCQHCYACDDGLEQYCEHGFTATYNSPTTDAPGHTLGGYSQQIVVKDKFVLKINHPKEQLAAVAPLLCAGITTWSPLRHWRVGPGMKVGIVGIGGLGHMGIKLAHALGAHTVAFTTSESKRADAKALGADEVIVSRNEEEMKAHANSFDFILNTVAASHNLDAFTQLLKRDGTLTLVGVPEHAHPSPSVATLIFKRRSIAGSLIGGIAETQEMLDFCAEKGIVADIEMIAIQDIENAYERMQKSDVKYRFVIDSATLAA; this is translated from the coding sequence ATGGTCGTAAAAGCCTATGGTGCTTATGCCGGTGACAAGCCACTTGAGCCGATCGACATTGCCCGTCGTGCGCCGGGTGCAGAAGATGTGCAGATCGCAATCGCCTATTGCGGCGTCTGCCATTCCGATCTGCATCAGGTCCGCTCAGAATGGGGCGGCACGGTCTATCCTTGCGTACCCGGCCACGAAATTGTTGGGCATGTCACCGCTGTTGGCGCAAATGTCAGCAAATTCAAGGTTGGTGATACGGTCGGTGTTGGTTGCATGGTCGACAGCTGCCAGCATTGCTATGCCTGCGATGACGGACTGGAGCAATATTGCGAACACGGCTTCACGGCCACTTATAATTCGCCGACAACAGATGCGCCAGGCCACACACTGGGCGGCTATTCGCAACAGATCGTTGTGAAGGACAAGTTCGTTCTCAAGATCAATCATCCGAAGGAACAGCTTGCCGCTGTTGCACCGCTGCTCTGCGCTGGCATCACAACATGGTCGCCGCTGCGCCACTGGCGCGTCGGTCCGGGCATGAAGGTTGGCATCGTCGGTATCGGCGGTCTTGGACATATGGGCATCAAGCTCGCCCATGCGCTCGGAGCCCATACGGTCGCCTTCACCACATCCGAGAGCAAGCGTGCAGACGCCAAGGCACTCGGTGCGGATGAAGTCATCGTATCGCGCAACGAAGAAGAGATGAAGGCACATGCCAATAGCTTCGACTTCATCCTCAACACCGTCGCAGCAAGCCATAATCTCGACGCCTTCACGCAGCTTCTCAAGCGCGACGGCACCCTGACACTGGTTGGTGTGCCTGAACATGCCCATCCGTCGCCAAGTGTCGCTACGCTGATCTTCAAGCGTCGCTCTATTGCCGGTTCACTGATCGGTGGCATTGCTGAAACGCAGGAAATGCTCGATTTCTGCGCTGAAAAAGGTATTGTCGCCGATATTGAAATGATAGCAATCCAGGACATCGAAAATGCATATGAACGTATGCAGAAAAGCGATGTGAAGTACCGCTTTGTTATCGACAGCGCCACACTCGCAGCTTAA